The Brassica oleracea var. oleracea cultivar TO1000 chromosome C7, BOL, whole genome shotgun sequence sequence TGTTCTCTAAATCGCTGACATAGCTCAAAAGCCACGTCTTCTCCGATCTCAAAGCAACGTTTTCAGACTCGAGCGAGTCTAGCCTCCGTCTCGCCACTTTGCATCTCTCGTTGTTCTCTTTGATTCGTCTCTCGAGAGTCGAGATCTCGATGATGGTGTCTTCCATTAACTTCTGCTTCTTCAAACGCGACCTTCTAGCTGATTCGCGGTTTGACAACTTGCGTTTCCTCTTCTTCTCATCTATGTCGGAACCTGAACTTGTCTTCTCTGCGTTTGCCATGTTCTTGTCCTAACACTTTGCGGAAAAAAAAAATTGAAAAATAAAATAAAGTTGTTCAAGAAAAGACGTAAAACCAGTGGAGAATCACAACGGATACAGAATGATAAACGAGGAATCTAGAGAACTGGTTCAGACTTCTCATCTCATAACACCGTCCATTGACATTTATCTTTGGTTAATTAATAACAACTCTTGAATCAGACAAAGATCTCAAGAAATTAAACAAGAAGATGTAATGATTATCAGAGAGAGAGAGAAATTAAAAGCGAAATAGAACAAGGAAGAAGATAAGGATAAGATCAAATAAGGGAAGTGGAGATGTTGTTCGTCTTAGATTGCCCCTATTTATAGAAATATATATTATATAGAAAACAATCTCGACGGTCTTCTTATACATTACAGAAGATTATCGAAATAAAAAGGGAGGATTCATCGAATGATGATTCAGAGAAAATTGTATAATGTAGAAATAAAATGGATATTGGAGATTTTTGGTCAATAACATAATAATATTATTCTTTACTTTTTTGGACATGACAGCTAAATATGCGTTGGTCTTGTGCCTTATCCGGCAGACCACTTATTACTATTTGTAGCTTTTTCGTTATGTGACTAGTCGTAGGGTAATTCTAGATATGTATATCCAAGAAAACTGGATTCTGTAACCTTTCTATGTCCTTGTCCAAATTTAATTCCTCGATTGTTCTCCAAGTTGCTTTCCCGCGGCTCCAATGAAAATGGAACACGGCCCGACTGTTCCCTGAACGCTAATAAAAGGTACGAAGTTGGATCAGTACGTACCAGTGGGGTGTGTAGTACGTAGCAAAAGTTATGTTTTTTTTTAACCACAGCAAAAGTTATGTTTAAAAATATTTAGGGCTTCTGCTGTGAAATAGTTACTATTTCTACTGGATTTTGTAACTATTATACTTAAATTGTATTGTTTTAAGACTATATATGAAATAATTGTTGCTAAACAATTGGCCAAGCTACCAAAAAAAAGTAATATGATAACTTTTTTTTTTTTATAACTCTGGTATCTGGGCAGTCACCTTCCCAACTATTCCCCCGTAGGGGGTCCAGCGCCCCAACGGAAGGGATGTTAAATCCGCTGTAGCCGGGGCTCGAAGTCGTGATGGCGGGCACCTCAGCCGAGGTTCCTTTACCACCAGACCACGAGGCCCGGTTATAATATGATAACTTACAACTACACACATCGTTATTCACCAATGCTGACAGACCGTATGAACAAAGTCTTATTGTTATGGAATCCCTTTTAGTTTCTAACTTTCTAGTATTTAATTGTAGCCTTTAATCCACATTAAGGAACGAACAAACCATTTTTAATTGTTTGTTTTTGAACTTCAACCATTTTTAATTATGAATGGGACAAAAAATGTAACCATACGTAAGCTATATCGTTAACTAAACACGAGATTCATTTGGAAGTTTTAAAGATTCAAACGTGGAGCAGTGACGCCAATTTTACTTTGTGGATTTGGAGATTACGCTTAACATGGTTGACAATTTTTTTTAATAAAGAAAATTATCCATCTTAAAGCATATACTCTCCTTTGATTTTTCTTTTGTGCATGACTTATCCAAAATGATTTTCAAATAGAAAGATTGAGAATACAAAGTAAAGAGGTCTGTATTGGTAAGCCCGGCCTACTTTTTCGAATGAAAATACAAAATAAATATTACTAATATATAGTTGAAAATGCAGCATCCTTATCTGCTCACCGATTACTCAATATATTAATATCTACCACAAATAAAATAAAAAATATCCTTAGATGCGAACGTATGATTCTCATCTAACAGTGAATATGTACATGCACTTGGTTGGTTCGCTAGTTTAGAATTTCAGGTCTAATATGTCTTATGTTCGGGTGTGCGTCTTCAACTTTTTGGATTTTAAACAAAATATAAAAATAACATTTAAAACTTAAAAGCTTATGTTCTTTGAAATAGCAGATATGCAACTATTTGGCCGTACATGACTAAGTTTCTTTTTACATTTTGTATGCAAGTTTGTTAAATTTGCAACCATGCATGTAACCACATATATAGAAAACCCATCTACGTGTATTTTATTTACTTTTGCTAGTTGAGTTTTTAGATTGTGTTGAATATTGTATTTTGATCCCTAATGTTTTTCATTGTTTTCTCTATTAAATCCTTCTAAGAGGATTTTAACATGTGTTATCCCTCTTTTTCAGCCCTTGCTAACCGATAATAGACGAGCATATTGAACAGAGTAAACCTTTTGTTTAATTATTCCCAATTGGCCAGTCTCGTGTTGCAATTGATATACCAAACCTAAAATTTATAAACTCTGATGAATAAATTAATGAAAACTTGACTTTAAACGATCCTTGGTAATGAAAGAGGAGATGGAAAATATTTTGGTCTGCCAAAATATTTTAGTGGTTCTAAACAGAAACTTCTTGCATTTATAGGTGAGAAGATGAGCACTCAAAGGTTTGTTTACCAAAAAAACTTTGCTTTGGTGGAAAAAGGAGGTTCTCTTTAAATTTATTGCTATAGTGCTTCCTGTTTATGTTATTTCATGTTTTCGTCTAGCATCATTGTCGAAAGATAATGAGTGATATGGCTAATTTCTGGTGTAATAAATGTGATGAGAGGAGGAAGATTCATTGGATTCTTATGACAAATTGTGTGTCTCTAAAGAGAATGGGGCTTGGGGTTTAAAGATATTGAAGATTTTAACCAAGCTCTCTTAACCAAACAAGCATGGCGGTTACTCAATGAGCCAAACAGCCTGATTGCCACTACAAGAAAACAGGGGGATTCTGATGGCCGAAATCGTCGGAAATTCGTCGGAATTGACCAATTCCGACGAATTTCCGACGAACCCGTCCGTCGGTATCGTTTCGTCGGAAAAAAAAAATTCGTCGGAATTTCGTCAGAACTTCCGACGACTTTCTGACGAATACCGAGAAACGTCATTCTGACGAACTTCCGACGATATTACGATGCAGATACACGAGACCAGAGTTCATCGGAAAAACTACGTACCGATGGAGAACGTTCCTCGGACACTTCCGACGTAGAGTGTCCCTCGGTGGATTCCGATGAAACTTGTTCGTCGGAATTTACCGACGGATATATGTCCGTCGGTATATTCCGACGACCACTGTCCGTCGGTATATACCCATTTATTTTTTTAAATTAATTTTGCATTTTTATATATTTTTTGATATTAATAAATTTAAAAAATCAGAAATTTAAAACTAATAATATTATAAAATTTAAATTCATAAAAACCGAAATAGGAAAAAAACATTCATAAAGTTTAAAATTCATACAAACCGAAATAGTTCCTAGAAGACGTCTCTGCAGTGTCTTCCCTCTCCCAATGAGCTATCAACTGCTCCCACACCCCCCCGTTGATGAACCGTGGCTTCTTGTTCTTCTGCCAAACTGTCTTCCACGCGTTTATCTGCTTTGTGTAAGAGTCCATGGCCTTTTCGTTGAATTTCTTACGGACTGTTTCCGTAAGATCGGAGTGCCAGTTGAACTCTTGCTACAAAACAAACACAATTTAATAAGTAAATATATGTAAAAAAATGTAAAAACTTAAAAAAAATGAAGGGTTACTATACCGCAAACTGACGAAACCACAACTCTCGTTCGTCGGAAGGGATCACACTCCACTTTGGATATCCAAAACGGAGCATGGAGTACATCATCTGGTTGATGCTCCGGCTAATGCCATTTTTCGACTTGGTGAACCTTTAAAAAAAAATACAAGTTAGCAAGTTAATTAAAGCAAAAAATATAACGGTACAAATAAAAAAAAATACTAACCAAGTGCTATGGCCTCGTCGTGGGTTGAGTTGGAGAAACGGGAGATG is a genomic window containing:
- the LOC106303585 gene encoding basic leucine zipper 1-like, which gives rise to MANAEKTSSGSDIDEKKRKRKLSNRESARRSRLKKQKLMEDTIIEISTLERRIKENNERCKVARRRLDSLESENVALRSEKTWLLSYVSDLENMIATTSLTLTHSGGDDENVNVEIAAGDCRRRPWQEYSCGSLQTLASFKT
- the LOC106303170 gene encoding uncharacterized protein LOC106303170: MAEDEARPAARLRRSSVSGSRASVSSHDSVPAYIPAPAPSAPHAAPHAAAQQDPGVMPVHLLVQQPGREHLPFLQLNPRRGHSTWFTKSKNGISRSINQMMYSMLRFGYPKWSVIPSDERELWFRQFAQEFNWHSDLTETVRKKFNEKAMDSYTKQINAWKTVWQKNKKPRFINGGVWEQLIAHWEREDTAETSSRNYFGLYEF